From one bacterium genomic stretch:
- a CDS encoding aspartate 1-decarboxylase encodes MLRTICKSKIHRVTITETNLHYLGSITIDEELLIAADIMPH; translated from the coding sequence ATGTTAAGAACAATTTGTAAATCTAAAATTCATCGAGTAACGATTACCGAAACTAATTTACATTATCTGGGTAGTATTACTATTGATGAAGAATTACTTATCGCCGCAGATATTATGCCACAT